Within the Maribacter sp. BPC-D8 genome, the region TAGGAATATTTCAAGTAATATCTTCATTCACTTTATATTCACAAATAAAGAAATTAAATAAGAAAGTTATTAAGCAGTATTTATTTGGATACCATATTGCTTTAGTAATTTATGTTCTAACTTTTATAGCTATAGGTTTTCAAAATAAAGGAGGTGACATTTTCACTCAACTACTACTATTAGTAACTCCAATTCTTTTAGCTATTGGTTTCACAATAATTCTTGAACTATTATATGATCCGAAAAAAAAGAGTACTGGGATATAAAATAATTAAAAAGAAGATAAAATTAATTGCCTGTAGTATTACAAATTGATGTAAACAAATGAAAGTAATTGTTAACTGACAAGAATTAAAAAAGGTCAAGACCAGGCATTCGAAAAGACTATAGAGCATAATTGACTTTTGAGAAGGAAGCTATTCTAAAGACAATCAACTTACTTACAAAATCTAAAAATGAGAGGCATCTATTGAATGATTGACTGTATTATAGAATGATAAAAATATTAGAAAAATGTAGCCTATCTGTAATAATAACTATAATTAATAAGGGTTTAGTACGTTTTTTTTATAGAGAACACAAAGCCTTTTGGCTTGGCTTTAGAGCAAAAAAGGTAAGACAAAATAAAAAGTTTTGGCTACATACTCAATACGAAATTAATCGCTTTTAATCTCGCACTAATCATAGCAACACATTAAGTAATATTAAAATATGAACGTATTAAAATTTATTATAACAGCATTAATAATTACAAGTTGTAATGCACAACAAAGTAATAATATTAAAAATGATTTAGATGAAATAAACACTTTTGGAAAAGTAAAATCTTTAAAGGGGTTTATTTATAAAGCTGATGAAAGTATAGACTCAAAAAAAATACAAGTTTTCATTAAGTTTAATGAAAAAGGTTATATGAAAGAAATGCATTGGTACGATGACACAAACCAAATTACCGCTAAAAATTTTTATGAATATGATAGTGTTAAGAATGTAAATATTATGAAAAGGTATGAATCAGATACCATCTTAACAATGAAATCAATAACTCACTTTAATGACAAAGGATATAAATTAAAGAACATAATATACAGAAAAGATGGTTCTGAGCTAAAAACTCGTCTTTATAAGTATAACGATATAGGGCATGAAATTGAAATGGAATATATAATACACTATAGTTCAAAAGATGATTATTCTAGATGGGAGAATGAATATGATGCAAACGGATATTTAATAATGGCTAAAAAATTTAATAAAGATGGCTCATTTGATTTTAAACAAACATCTAAAAATGATAAAGATGGTAATGAATTAGAATGGGTAAGATATGAAAACGATGGTACTGTAGACTTTAGAATTGATAAACAATATGATCAATATGGCAATGAAACTAAATATCATATGTATGAAGGCACTATTGACGATAAAGAATCATATAAGTATATATACGATTCAAAAAATAATTGGATTGAAAAACAACATTTTAATAACAGTAAAAAAACTGTTGTAGAAATACGAGAAATAACGTACTACGAATAAACATAAGGTAACACCATTTAAAAATAATTGCGAAGTAGCTACATAGGCAAAGAGCGTTGCGTAGTTCTAACGGCTGATTTTACTTCAAAAAAACTTTGCATACAAACCCGCAATTATTCATATAAATAACTTTTATAACAAATTTAAAAAATGACCATCCAAGAGATTTTAAATACAACTGAACACAGACCTTGGAAAATACCGACTGAAAAGTGGAAATTTTATCAAGAGTGGAATAATGCAATATTTCTTCATTGGCAGGTCGATTTAAATGAACTGAAAAAATTTGTACCCAAAGAACTTGAAATTGACCTTTTTGATGGAAAACCTTGGATTTCGGTTGTTGCTTTTACAATGGAAAAGATAAGACCGAAGAACTTACCTTCTTTCCCTCTTATTTCGAATTTTGATGAGATAAACATCAGAACTTATGTAAAATCTAACAATAAAACTGGGGTATATTTTTTAAGTATAGAAGGTGGAAAAAGTTTGTCTTGTAAAATTGCAAAAGGCATGTCTGAACTTCCATATAGATTTTCAAAAATAAAACGGACTGAAGACAAATACGAATCCAACAACACGGAATATAACGACAGATTAAATTTACAATTCGAAATTGGAAAAGAAATTACAGAGAAAACAGAATTAGACAAGTGGTTGACCGAAAGATATGCCCTTTTTCAAGATACCAAAGAGTCGATTAACGAATTTGAAATTCATCATTTAGCATGGTCAATTAATGAAATTGACTTGAGACATTTAGAATTTAATTATCCAAGATTTGACAAACTCATAAGAAACGAACCAAACAAAATTCAATACTCTAAAGGAGTAAAAGTTATTGCTTGGGGCAAAAATAAAAAAGAGAAAACTGGCTATAATAATGGGTATAATTAATACGGACTTTGATTGAAATTGAGAAATACCAAAAACAACTGAAAACCAAAATCGACATGTTTTCTGGACAATTTATGAATAATTCAAAATGGACAAAGTTGTTCAAAGAATTATCTAATAATTCGATTGAGACAAAAAAGTGTTTGATTAAAAGTGTTTTCGATACTATTCTTCGAGAAATAGAAATACCAAATGCAGATAATTTTAATGAGTCATTTTCTAAAACTGGCACAAATGATAATATAACTTTTGGCGGACCTTGTGCATTTAAGGAAATTGAACAAATTATATTCCCGCAAGAGTGGACATCTGACAGGCAAATGAGAGACCAAAAATTAGAACCAAAAATCTATAATCAAAATATTACCAACATAAAGAGCATCATTGACTCTGTTGGAAAATTTGAAATGGAAATTAACAACGAAAATTTAATAATTTATGCTTATCGATAATAAAAAACTACTATAAAACCATTTAAAAATAATTACGAAGTAGTACTTAGGCCAAGATCGTTGTATGCTTGTAACAGCTGATTTTACTTCAAAAAAAACTTGCTTATAAATTCGCAACTATACTTAAATTACCTTTAGAAGTAATTAAAAAAATAAAATTCAAGAATGAAAATAGCGTTATATCCAGAATTTAATGATGTATTTGTAGATAATACTTTAAAGGGAATATTTTATCCATTATGTTCTGTTTACTTTGAAGATGCTGACAACAATAAAATTCACTTTATATCGTCAAATGGTTTATGGTTTGATGAAAAACTAAATGATGAATTAAATAGTGAAGAATATTGCATATTCGATTACGAAGATGATAAGTATTCATTTAACGGAAATATAAACGTCTACAAAGGCCAAGAATATGCTAAAAATATCTACACGATTTTAGAAAAAGATTTTGAAATTAATGGAGAAAAATTTTTGTCAGAAAAAACAAGTACTGAAGATTATATAAAACAAGTAATTTCAAAAGTTCCAAAATCTGAAATTAATGATTTTGATTCCGAGTATTTCATAGGTACATTTTATGAATATTCAATTGTAAAATTGAATTATCTATTAAGTTCAAAATTCTCGACA harbors:
- a CDS encoding YqjF family protein, which gives rise to MTIQEILNTTEHRPWKIPTEKWKFYQEWNNAIFLHWQVDLNELKKFVPKELEIDLFDGKPWISVVAFTMEKIRPKNLPSFPLISNFDEINIRTYVKSNNKTGVYFLSIEGGKSLSCKIAKGMSELPYRFSKIKRTEDKYESNNTEYNDRLNLQFEIGKEITEKTELDKWLTERYALFQDTKESINEFEIHHLAWSINEIDLRHLEFNYPRFDKLIRNEPNKIQYSKGVKVIAWGKNKKEKTGYNNGYN